A region of Sparus aurata chromosome 8, fSpaAur1.1, whole genome shotgun sequence DNA encodes the following proteins:
- the ascl1b gene encoding achaete-scute homolog 1b, which yields METTTITTTQTAFTFGLTERRAGLTLHAPAQDCTVPAAHPNTATAAGFQSKTKVLKRQRSSSPELLRCKRRLSFNGLGYSIPQQQPVAVARRNERERNRVKQVNMGFQTLRQHVPNGAANKKMSKVETLRSAVEYIRALQQLLDEHDAVSAAFQCGLPSPTLSNSYSADPESPHSTYSSDEGGYEPLSSEEQELLDFTTWFDRY from the coding sequence ATGGAAACGACGACCATCACCACCACGCAGACCGCATTCACCTTTGGACTTACTGAAAGGCGCGCCGGGCTCACCCTGCACGCCCCCGCGCAGGACTGCACCGTGCCCGCCGCGCACCCCAACACCGCCACCGCCGCCGGCTTCCAAAGCAAAACCAAGGTGCTGAAGAGACAGCGCTCCAGCTCGCCGGAGCTCCTGCGCTGCAAGCGGCGCCTCAGCTTCAACGGTCTCGGCTACTCCATCCCCCAGCAGCAGCCCGTGGCCGTGGCCCGGCGGAACGAAAGGGAGAGGAACCGGGTCAAACAAGTCAACATGGGCTTCCAGACGCTGCGTCAGCATGTGCCCAACGGCGCCGCCAACAAGAAGATGAGCAAAGTGGAGACGCTGAGGTCCGCGGTGGAGTACATCAGGGCTTTACAGCAACTTCTGGACGAGCATGACGCCGTGTCGGCCGCTTTCCAGTGCGGGCTGCCGTCCCCGACACTTTCCAACAGCTACTCCGCCGACCCGGAGTCGCCTCATTCCACCTACTCATCAGATGAAGGCGGCTATGAGCCTCTGAGCTCCGAGGAACAGGAGCTGTTGGACTTTACAACCTGGTTCGACAGGTACTGA
- the irf7 gene encoding interferon regulatory factor 7 encodes MQSPPKPQFASWLIEQVETGQYTGLRYVDQNKFRVPWKHNSRKDCNDEDSKIFRAWAVASGKISEFPTDKARWKTNFRCALNNLSVRFKMVQDNSRNSDDPHKIYEIINTGYNYESVPTQDSQEESDMTQDIYCSPTECIPSGAEHNLLNNFMALDLGNHPLEEQPWAESYVQHNQDVLGSYPVAAEIHPQLIPLQPAYYEANLPPVLSSPLQPLDLEISIHYRKREMLKVTYNTARLQLHYLQEASEPEAHHICFPSTETLLDHKQIDFTNRILNSIQKGLLLEVRETGIYACRQDRCHVFASTSDPTVAHPDPRKLPQNTMVELLNFEKYVNELKQFKDNNGSSPRYTINMCFGEKFPDGKALEKKLIVVKVVPLICRQLHEAAQMEGASSLHSSNVSLQMSHNSLFDLINSVLGLPTGDLDPARAAAPFLPQS; translated from the exons ATGCAAAG CCCTCCCAAGCCCCAGTTTGCCAGCTGGCTCATAGAGCAGGTGGAGACGGGCCAGTACACCGGCCTGCGCTATGTGGACCAAAACAAGTTCAGAGTCCCCTGGAAGCACAACTCAAGAAAGGACTGCAACGACGAGGACAGTAAAATATTCCGG GCATGGGCAGTGGCGAGCGGTAAAATCAGCGAGTTCCCCACCGACAAGGCCAGGTGGAAAACCAACTTCCGGTGCGCTCTCAACAACCTCTCCGTGCGCTTCAAGATGGTCCAGGATAACTCCAGGAATTCCGACGACCCTCATAAAATCTATGAGATCATCAACACCGGCT ACAACTACGAAAGTGTGCCGACACAAGATTCCCAGGAAGAGTCCGACATGACTCAAGATATCTACTGCTCTCCTACAGAGTGCATCCCCTCGGGAGCTGAG CACAATCTGCTCAACAATTTCATGGCCTTGGATCTCGGGAACCACCCGTTAG AGGAGCAACCCTGGGCAGAGAGCTATGTTCAACACAATCAAGATGTCCTGGGGAGCTATCCTGTAGCAGCTGAGATCCACCCCCAGCTGATACCATTACAGCCGGCTTACTATGAGG caaaTCTTCCACCAGTCCTCAGTTCGCCTCTGCAGCCATTGGACCTGGAGATCTCCATCCACTACAGGAAGAGGGAGATGCTGAAGGTCACGTACAACACCGCTCGTCTGCAGCTCCACTACCTCCAAGAGGCTTCTGAGCCCGAGGCCCATCACATCTGCTTCCCCTCCACCGAAACTCTGCTGGACCACAAACAG ATCGATTTCACCAACCGCATCCTGAACAGCATCCAGAAGGGTCTTCTCCTGGAGGTGCGGGAGACTGGCATCTACGCCTGCAGGCAGGACAGGTGCCATGTGTTCGCCAGCACCAGCGACCCAACCGTGGCTCACCCAGACCCGCGAAAGCTTCCCCAGAACACCATGGTGGAGCTCCTCAACTTTGAGAAGTATGTGAATG AACTGAAACAGTTTAAAGACAACAACGGCAGCTCTCCGAGATACACCATCAACATGTGCTTCGGGGAGAAATTTCCTGATGGGAAAGCTTTGGAGAAGAAGCTTATCGTAGTCAAG GTGGTCCCTCTGATCTGTCGACAATTACACGAGGCGGCCCAAATGGAGGGAGCTTCATCTCTTCACAGCTCCAACGTCAGCCTACAGATGTCGCACAACAGCCTGTTTGATCTCATTAACTCCGTCTTGGGTCTGCCAACCGGGGACCTCGACCCGGCACGGGCTGCTGCACCTTTCCTACCTCAGAGCTGA